The Candidatus Krumholzibacteriia bacterium genome includes the window GCGGCGGTCGTCGGTTTCCCGCACGAGATCAAGGGACAGGGCATCTACGCCTATGTCTCCCTGAACGCGGGCGAGGAGTACAACGACGAACTGAAGAAGGAACTGATCCTTCATGTTCGCAAGGAGATCGGCCCCATCGCCGCTCCGGACGTGATCCACTGGGCGCCGGCTCTGCCGAAGACGCGCTCGGGCAAGATCATGCGTCGAATCCTTCGCAAGATCGCAGCCGATGAGCTTGACCAGGTTGGAGACACTTCGACCCTGGCCGATCCTTCTGCGGTCGATGCGCTGGTGGAGGAGTATCGGAGGATGCAGGGCTAAAGAGCTCGCGGCGCTTTCCCTCTCGCTTCGCGCTCGAAGACTCGCGAGGCGCTCGGCGGGAAAGACCGCTCGCTGTTCTGCTTGGCATTGAGAGCCCCCGTCGCGTTTGCGGCGGGGGTTTTTGGTTTGTTCTCCGGATGGGGGTCGTAAGCTTTCCTTGCGTGCCTCAGAACTGCTGGATCATCAGTTTGCCATCTTAGGGGCCAGAATTAAGTCTGTGTTCGAACAGGTTTGCCAAAGCAGGAAAGTGACGCACGCCTCGCCACTCCTTCGCCACCCACCTGCTCGAGGGTGGCTACGATATCCGCACGATTCAGGAACTGATGGGGCACATGAGTGTCTCAACCCTGATGATCTGAACGCGCGCCAACCGGGGAGGGTGAGAAGCGATGGCTCTGCCTTGACATTAAGCTAATTCCTGCTAGGATCGTCTCGCTTGCTGGAGAGTGATGGTATCTGCTGCGGGGCTTGCATCACTATCAGACGGGTTTCTGAGTATGTATCCGTCCTGCTGCACAGCTCAATTTGATACACAGGCAGTATATGCAGTTGTTCGGTGGTCGTAGAAATCGAGTTAGGTAGTATTTCAAAGGAGAGATGGATGTACTGTACAAACTGCGGCAAGGAAGTTCTTGAACAGGCCTCGGCGTGTCCCAACTGCGGCGTGGGTCAAAGAACAGAGAAGAAGTTCTGCTATAGCTGCGGAGTCGAGACCAACTCTTCACAAGTCGTCTGCGTGAAGTGCGGGGTGTCTCTAGCAATGGGTATGAAGGGTAAAAACAAGGTTGCGGCTGGCGTCCTCGGCATTTGCCTCGGAGGGTTGGGTGTTCACAAGTTCTATCTCGGTAGTTGGGGTTGGGGTCTGGTCTATCTTCTGCTCTGCTGGATTTATGTTCCGGCAGTCATTGGCCTTATCGAAGGAATACTCTACTTACTTATGGATGACGCGCAGTTTGATGCCAAGTACAACAAGGCCGAGCCGAGCGCTTTCAAGTGGTAGTCCTTGCCGAACAGTAGCTATCACCAGACAGGCGGGGCAGTGGGATTCTGGTTAACCTAATGGAGCAACTACCAATGAAAACCTATAGAGCCCTAGCTGTGTATATCGCCTGTCTTCTGGTCTTGCCTTTCATCGTGTACGCGCAAGGTGCTGGAATCGAGTGGGACATTCTCAATCAGGAAGTGATCGAACTCTACCAGGCGGGCAAATATGACCGCGCGGTGTTGGTCGCTGGGAAAGCCCTCGAGGTCGCAGAACAGAACGTCGGCCCCGAGCATCCCGATGTAGCTACTAGCCTGAACAACCTGGCCTTGCTCTACCAGGCCCAAGGCGAGTATGCCAAGGCCGAGCCACTCTACAAGCGTGCGGCAAGGATCGAAGCTATCGAACGATGAAATGGGACCTTGATGACAAACACGGAAGCATAATGTAACGAATGGAGAGCAGACATGAGAATGACTGTAGCTGTACTGATGGTAACTATGCTGGTAACCGCGGCAGGGATTGTTGGGTGTAAGACGGCAGATTCAAGGAGTTCCAAGGAGACGACCTTCCTTTGTGGGGAGTGTGGGGAGATCAAGGCAACCGATGCCTGTTGCAAGGCGGATGCTCCGAAGTGCGGCAAGTGCGGACTGGCCAAGGGTGCTCCCGGCTGCTGCAAGCTGCCTGAACCGGGGAAAAACGCTGCGCTCTGTGCCAGTTGCGGACAGATCAAGGGAACGGACGTGTGCTGCAAGGCGGATGCTCCGAAGTGCGGCAAGTGCGGACTGGCCAAGGGTGCTCCCGGCTGCTGCAAGCTTCCGAAGGGGAATTGACGCAAGCAAGCATCGCTCCAGCATACCCCGGATGGCGCTCGGACGTGCCACCCGAGGCTGCGGAAGTGTGACGATCTGCATGCCCCGTCAACTTGTCATGAAGCCAGGGTAAGTATCTTTGCCCGTAATTCGAAAGCTCCTCAGGAATCGATCAATGGCAATCTGAAGCCCCGCTGAAATTCAGACATGCACTTGAACTCTGCGGAACACTCGCTAAGTTTCTACGCATGTGAAATCGCCATCGAGTTTCATGGAATGCCCGGGCTTCAAGGAGCTGTTTCGTGTCCTGCACAGTCAAAAAAACCACCGGGACTGATGTTGCGGCAAGAAGCCTCAAGCTGATGGCGGCCCTTGTCTGGTATGTCGGAAGCGTGGTTCTTTTCCTGAAGGCAGTCAGCCTGCTCATGGAGGCAAGCACCATGAGACCCGGCAGCGCATGGATCTGGTTTTCAGCTCTTGGGGGAGTCTTCTTTGGAGTGTTGAAGGCAGAGCTCCTGTTTCGCCACAGTTGCCGGCTGAACCTGAACAGGATCGACGCTCTTCACCGTCCGAAGTTCTGGCAGTTCTTCCGCCCGGGCTTCTTCCTGGCTCTTGCCTGCATGATCTTTGTTGGGACGATGCTGTCCAAACTGGCGCACAACAGTTTCCCGCTTTTGATCAGTGTCGCAACTCTGGACCTGAGTATTGCTGTCGCTCTTCTGCTGAGCAGTCGGGTCTATTGGCAGAAAAGGGCCTTTACGAAGAAGTAACGGGTTTTCTCTTTCGGAGGCTCCTTCACAATTCCCCGGCTTTCCCATGCCTAGCCATTCGTAAAGAGATCAAAAATGTTCCCGAGCATGCTGCTGTCGGCCTTGTAGAGTTCCGTGTAGCCGCACTGCTTGCAAGTGACCGTCGTGAATTTCCGGCTTTGCACATCGAAGATCTTGGCAAGAAAACCTCCGGTGGCTCGCATCTCGCTACTTTCAAAGGCCGTGTGT containing:
- a CDS encoding zinc-ribbon domain and TM2 domain-containing protein: MVVEIELGSISKERWMYCTNCGKEVLEQASACPNCGVGQRTEKKFCYSCGVETNSSQVVCVKCGVSLAMGMKGKNKVAAGVLGICLGGLGVHKFYLGSWGWGLVYLLLCWIYVPAVIGLIEGILYLLMDDAQFDAKYNKAEPSAFKW
- a CDS encoding tetratricopeptide repeat protein; this translates as MKTYRALAVYIACLLVLPFIVYAQGAGIEWDILNQEVIELYQAGKYDRAVLVAGKALEVAEQNVGPEHPDVATSLNNLALLYQAQGEYAKAEPLYKRAARIEAIER
- a CDS encoding zinc ribbon domain-containing protein is translated as MMPEYKCAKCEHTAFESSEMRATGGFLAKIFDVQSRKFTTVTCKQCGYTELYKADSSMLGNIFDLFTNG